The following proteins are co-located in the Spinactinospora alkalitolerans genome:
- a CDS encoding citryl-CoA lyase, whose amino-acid sequence MSQEETIAREEVEGWWSTSLTRIAPGEIELRGYPVQELIGAASFVDTIWLLLRGEFPAGRQSALLEAALTASVDHGPQAPSIAAARMAATCGVGLNNAVASGVNLLGDVHGGAGQQCMELLEALRARQEAGEDPAEAARAAVAEHRAAGRYVPGFGHRFHPRDPRRDPLLGLVAEAAEAGVVSGTHLALAQELERALAAGRERPVPMNIDGATAVVYCELGFPPELGRGLFVLSRSVGVLAHAWEERQGGARIKGPIPRRLLAGYTGPAARAVPRR is encoded by the coding sequence GTGAGCCAGGAGGAGACGATCGCGCGCGAGGAGGTCGAGGGCTGGTGGAGCACCTCGCTGACCCGCATCGCCCCCGGTGAGATCGAACTGCGGGGCTACCCGGTCCAGGAGCTGATCGGGGCGGCGTCGTTCGTGGACACCATATGGCTGCTGCTGCGCGGGGAGTTCCCCGCCGGGCGGCAGTCGGCGCTGCTGGAGGCCGCGCTGACCGCTTCGGTGGACCACGGCCCGCAGGCGCCCTCGATCGCCGCGGCCAGGATGGCCGCCACATGCGGTGTCGGCCTGAACAACGCGGTGGCCAGCGGCGTCAACCTGCTCGGCGACGTGCACGGCGGCGCGGGCCAGCAGTGCATGGAGCTGCTGGAGGCGCTGCGGGCGCGTCAAGAGGCGGGCGAGGATCCGGCCGAGGCGGCCCGCGCCGCCGTGGCCGAGCACCGCGCGGCCGGGCGCTACGTCCCCGGATTCGGCCACCGCTTCCACCCCCGCGACCCGCGCCGCGACCCGCTGCTGGGCCTGGTGGCCGAGGCCGCCGAAGCCGGTGTGGTGAGCGGGACCCACCTGGCGCTGGCGCAGGAGCTGGAGCGGGCGCTGGCGGCCGGGCGCGAGCGCCCGGTGCCGATGAACATCGACGGCGCGACCGCCGTCGTCTACTGCGAGCTCGGATTCCCCCCTGAGCTGGGCCGGGGCCTGTTCGTGCTCTCCCGGTCGGTCGGCGTCCTGGCCCATGCCTGGGAGGAGCGCCAGGGCGGCGCCAGGATCAAGGGGCCCATCCCGCGCCGGCTGCTGGCCGGCTACACCGGTCCGGCCGCGCGCGCGGTGCCGCGGCGCTGA
- a CDS encoding type B 50S ribosomal protein L31: MKPGIHPDYRPVVFRDRTGDLAFLTRSTAASDQTVEWEDGRTYPVIDVEISSASHPFYTGRGRVIDTAGRVERFRRRYNRA; encoded by the coding sequence ATGAAACCAGGCATCCACCCCGACTACCGCCCGGTGGTCTTCCGCGACCGCACCGGCGACCTCGCCTTCCTCACCCGCTCCACCGCCGCGAGCGACCAGACGGTGGAATGGGAGGACGGCCGGACCTACCCCGTCATCGACGTCGAGATCTCCTCGGCCAGCCACCCGTTCTACACCGGCCGGGGCCGCGTCATCGACACCGCCGGACGGGTCGAGCGTTTCCGGCGCCGCTACAACCGCGCCTGA
- the rpmG gene encoding 50S ribosomal protein L33, with translation MARDTQRPVVKLRSTAGTGYTYATRKNRRTSPDRLVLRKYDPRAGRHVDFREER, from the coding sequence ATGGCGCGCGACACTCAGCGGCCCGTGGTCAAGCTGCGCTCCACCGCAGGCACGGGCTACACCTACGCCACCCGCAAGAACCGCCGCACCAGCCCCGACCGGCTGGTGCTGCGCAAGTACGACCCCAGGGCCGGCCGACACGTGGACTTCCGCGAAGAGCGCTGA
- a CDS encoding NAD(P)-binding domain-containing protein: MAATAHEVDIAVIGAGQAGLASGHFLRRRGRTGARDLVLLDRGPGPGGAWQHVWRSVRLISPPGHTRLPGLAWERPFAGPPGGPEVSAYFAAYEKHFDLPVRRPVRVRRVRNDGPGVDTTRDTPLLIETDAGTWRARAVINATGTWDSPFVPAVPGAAGFGGRQLHAAGYDSPEEFAGARVVIVGGGHSALQILAEISAVAETTWVTRRPPEFREASPTDADLVAVTDQVAERVERGLPLRSVVSYTGLVSTPEVEAARERGALTARPMFDRVTPDGVAWADGTHVAADTILWATGFRPVLGHLAPLRLRGPLGGIEMRDTRTALDPRVHLVGYGPSASMISAHRAAAHAARTLAAGRPGRTGAAR; encoded by the coding sequence GTGGCCGCGACCGCGCACGAGGTCGACATCGCCGTCATCGGCGCCGGGCAGGCCGGGCTGGCCTCGGGCCACTTCCTGCGCCGGCGCGGCCGCACCGGCGCCCGCGACCTGGTGCTCCTGGACCGCGGCCCCGGCCCCGGAGGGGCCTGGCAGCACGTCTGGCGGTCGGTGCGGCTGATCTCGCCCCCGGGCCACACCCGGCTGCCGGGCCTGGCCTGGGAGCGCCCGTTCGCGGGCCCGCCCGGCGGCCCCGAGGTCAGCGCCTACTTCGCCGCCTACGAAAAGCACTTCGACCTGCCGGTGCGCCGCCCGGTGCGGGTGCGCCGGGTGCGCAACGACGGACCCGGGGTGGACACCACCCGCGACACCCCGCTGCTCATCGAGACCGACGCCGGGACCTGGCGGGCGCGCGCCGTCATCAACGCCACCGGCACCTGGGACTCCCCCTTCGTCCCCGCGGTCCCGGGTGCGGCCGGCTTCGGCGGCCGCCAACTGCACGCCGCGGGCTACGACTCCCCCGAGGAGTTCGCCGGGGCACGAGTCGTCATCGTCGGCGGCGGCCACTCCGCGCTGCAGATCCTGGCCGAGATCTCGGCGGTGGCCGAGACGACCTGGGTGACGCGGCGCCCGCCGGAGTTCCGCGAGGCCTCCCCCACCGACGCCGACCTGGTGGCCGTCACCGACCAGGTGGCCGAGCGGGTGGAGCGGGGGCTGCCGCTGCGCAGCGTCGTCAGCTACACCGGGCTGGTCTCCACCCCGGAGGTCGAGGCCGCCCGCGAGCGCGGCGCCCTGACCGCCCGCCCCATGTTCGACCGGGTCACCCCCGACGGCGTGGCCTGGGCCGACGGCACGCACGTCGCCGCCGACACCATCCTGTGGGCCACCGGGTTCCGCCCGGTGCTGGGCCACCTCGCGCCGCTGCGGCTGCGCGGACCGCTGGGCGGGATCGAGATGCGCGACACCCGCACGGCGCTGGACCCGCGCGTCCACCTGGTCGGCTACGGCCCCTCGGCCAGCATGATCAGCGCGCACCGCGCCGCAGCCCACGCCGCGCGGACCCTGGCGGCGGGCCGCCCCGGACGCACCGGCGCGGCCCGCTGA